The DNA segment gcaagtatgcggcctgtggggtgggcaacacagcaacagagaaggtcaagcggaaagtcagagaggctgaattaatctcatgggtggcggcaatggaaaagaaacctgccatgagtaactacttaaggggaaaaaacgaaattaggaaagaaaccatttatgataactcaaagggaagctcattacttttcgaagcgagatcgggatgccttagaacacgcacctataaagcgagatataagaaggaagaagaagcctgtgcttgctgcggtaaagctagggaaacgacggagcatattttattagaatgtgaagacgtctatccagcggtcgatttaggcaccactggcctccttgaagctcttgggttcagcgtgagcagtggtaaagcaaacaggtccgcaatagacatcagtaagaggcgattggaggattggtggaagaaaagtatggaaacgacaaaagacggagacgtacaaaagcacagttcgcaatagggtatcagaaaatttggacgtggtagttcgtgttttttttttcattagttaacctaggtaggatattaggcagcacgGAGGAGGGAGACtggggagaggccctgacgtcactctttgtgaagcaaaagtgaagccggaagttggcgttgctcatggcgatgctccgccttttgggccaccctcctctcttgtttgcatctttcgcgaaaccacgccgcgctgcgcgtggtttcgcgcccggagcgcgcgcgctcgcgcaacatccggcagagcacggtgcaggtaacacagcgcaacaagacacggtgactaacgcaaacccacccacacagcgcctttgccacggcacgaaacctaccagagcaacatgtgtgagcgctcaaaaccacaacaacgccgccattgtggcccaaatggcgtggccatacagcaaaaaaaaattaaaaagcagcaaaaaatgagaacctactacgtcatttccgccacacttttctcctagcgcgcggagggggtagggcctctccttggtttccttcctccgtgttagGCAGCacagtagcaagagcttggtggcgcaagccaccaccccgttccaaaggggacgctcataacatccatccatccatccatcgcggctcATGCAAGAGGCCGCTTTTCTACAAGAAAGCCctccttcatgcatagcgttcgccgcgagcgcttcccggtaaaAATTACGGTCACACGCgctgcatttgccgggaagcgtgagaagcagacagggacctttgaatgctatcgcgttcttctcttaatggcgaagcttaagcgtccttcaagttTTACcaagggagaaaaagaagaaataacatGCATAATTTGCTAAAGGATGTTATATCATGTGAGTTTACCTGCAGAAACGTGGTCATTTATGAGAAATTATACCAGGCTGGTGTCACGGCCTCATAAAAGatccttattttttttatttgatactAGACGCTTGAGATGAGAAGGTACGACTTCTTAGAGCCAGCTGTTCCAAAATGTCAAATGCATTACTCAGgctagaatttaaaaaaaacaagaacaaaatatCAGTGGGCACATAGATACACGAACACTTCACAAGCGCACGGAGTGTCTCAACGGACCCCTGCTCCGAACGCCCATAGCTGGGGTGGTCACGTATCACATAGGAGGGAAGAAATACACCGGAGTATATTCATGTACACGTATACACAGCAGCCATATCCGCGCATCAACCCGATTGCGGAAAATACAACATGGCCGTGACACCAACAcattataaaaaaacaaaagaaaatctaCCACCTCCgctcgcgacgcgtccataaccgcggccgttgccagagtatgggaagcctcgagctcgcttcttcccgacacAGCCCCAgctgcgggggccgccggggaccttctccagcGGCGTCGCCACCGCTGGGAGGtggctctcaaaagttcggagttGGAAGACCAgttctgggccgtccggcaagcctaAGACGCCGGCCCGAGTCCAaagacttcgagccgccacctgaggcaaCCACAACAAACACTGCCGGGCCATTGTCTTGTCaagtcttgtgtcccagacagtggcgcatacccactatgggggattggccaagaagcaggtggtttttcgtatgcttagaagtaaagtgaaactagatttaaatagtggagcgtgggactagAACTGTATTTAGACATGTGataaaaatattgttaagaatatTGATAAAATAAGGTAACTAAATAAATGATATGATAGAAAATATTGACaatttttagaaattcagcaaggtactctttttgtctctctaataaaattttaaattgcaagaaaagcatccctgtggctggatcccagtgaggtcgcaccaaaaaaaaagaattgttggcgaggttagcgaaaGCCCAAGCTTGGTGAATGAGTATAGTAATagctttctttgtcttagaaagcggcggcaggagagaaaataatgtttgatagtttcaggtgcactgcaaaaagaacatagaggggacatagcgagaccagacctgtgtaagcaaaaatttagaggaggtatacgacatctgaatcttgtaaaagaaacttccaattgtcttgaaggacaccaattattattccatgggaagccgaGATagtggaaatcagaagacggtgttagcatggatgttggagagttttgagatatagcgaaatttctgtacctagccgcggtgacctttaataaagtttcttcttttttttttcttctcctcctccttcttcttgaAGCGAATAACAGCACGGGGTATCGGTTTCGGTATGAGCCACAATAAACCAAACAACCTCCAACCAGCAACGAGCAGACAGAAGGGAGGCTTGGCCAGTCCCCACTATGGGAGATTGGCGGAAACGGATTAGGAGAAATAAAACTTAAGAACACAATCAGGGCGAAGTTTTCCATGCTTCTACATCAAAATAATTCAAAAAAGTCTTACATTGTTAATCACAGTACCACGGTTGTTATTGTAGTCGTCCTGCATGTGGACGGCGCATACCCACAGTGGATCAACTATGAATTCGGAGGTTACGAGAAATGAGCAATGTAAAGGtgcgaaaagaaaacagaaagcgaTTTGAAGTTGATACTTGCAGATAGAAATTCCGAGGGCAGGAATGATTACGCGTAGAAGGGTCGTCGccgtagtcatcatcatcatcttcatcatcaggtGCACCTTGGCGTCGACCTTAGAAATTACATTCGCAGCACCGCAAGCAGATGCCACCAGAAGAATTAACGCTTTGCTGTCCTTTGCGAAGGTGGCAGGCATCCTTCCTTTCACCTGATCCCTTACCTCCATCTTAGGCCACGGTCCATCGATCCCTTCTAATAAAAGTTCCAATCAATCTATCAATGACTGTCATCAATCTAtcaatcactctctgaccaattacgggcagtccagaaggcccgcgatgtggctgaagggctcggcctgacagtcccaacgtgagaacggcccgcgtcaacctatagggttgaccttcaggacccaataaagtctttcataccataccatcaaCGACTTTATAATCGAAGCTTATGATGTAGCTGCCTACCCAGCGCATTTGCACGTTATCACCCATGTACCAGCCTGCTGATTGTTGCACAACAGCTCTTCGCTGTCTACGATATGCGTGTGTGTTCTGAGTTGCACAAATATTTCAAACTTTTTGTAAACGAAAGACGCCAACTACATCGACGAAAGAGCCCCATAACGGCTATACCTGTACACTGCACTGTGGGTGTGCGCAACGCTTACAGTACAGAGTCACTAGTTGTTACAGCACCAATGTTTTAAACCTGCTTGCTAGGAATCGAGAAGAAGGGGGATGCAGTCATTGAAATATTGCATTTCAGAGGAGGATTTGGCCGAATGATCGGCGTTGCCAGGTGGTCTTTCCTCTAAAGCGATGACCAAGGCACAGTGGCCGTTAGCTGAGGGTAAGCTTTGCTATCACCGATGTCGTATAGAGTGCTTAAATTCGTTACGTTTTATTCCAGTGGCATGCTctctttctatatttattttaagATGTACTAGCCCGTTCCTCTGGTATCACTTTTCAATTACACACACTTCTCTTATATTTGCAGTCTCAGCTTCACAAGTTCATTTTCCTGAACTCCTAATTCGTGTGCATAAACAATCGATTTTTCGCGCATTCCCCATTATACGAGgcacgttccgaaagtaagtttagTCATTTATTTTTATATGGAAACATTcttgaaaaagaaggcactatggcatcatgaactatacaccttgcactattttcccACTTAGTCACTACCGACATTAATGAATTTGTCATTGCGTGTAACCAGTTTGAAGAAGCCATCCTGGCAAAACTCGGTGCCCTGTGATGAAAAGAATTgtcgcacagcctgctccacctcaACATTATTTTGGAAGTGACTTCCTGAGTGTGAGGCTCTCAGTGTAGGGAGCAGGTGTCCATTCATTCCagataacagcacgcacttccattggcgaccaAGATGTCAGCAGAGATTGTCTGCAATCGCGATTTCTAATCGAATAACCTCGGGCATGCTGGTCGGCAGCGACTCTCCCTTCTTCGGCGCTgtgcgcatgcgtcattcctcctccgctgacgctccttcTGTTGTTGAGCCAGCAACGGGCGTTGATTGTTATGGCGCTTGTTTCTTTCCCCTGGTGTACCACCTTCTCCTTAAAAAAAAGGGACGATACTTACCTTCGGAACATCCCTCGTAGGTAGGTGCCATCTTTGAATgatcatcatcgttatcatcacCATGAGTAAAGGAAgaggtagaagaagaagaagaggaagaagaagcacgagCGTTGTCGGAGGCTCGTATTGCCCGTCTGCGTTCTCATGTGCTTTCCAAGTGCAGAAAGAAGACCAACCGTCGCATTTCATCATGCACTGGATAGCCCTTCTCAGTCCAGCCAGGCCAACCTCGAGGGACTTGTTTACCAGTGAATATTTTGACTGTAATGATGCCTTCGGGCACGGCACGTTCCAGAAGCGGCTGATGCTGCTCTGCGCACTCGGCGCCTTCTTGGCGAACATACACGCCTTGGCTTTCCCGCTGATCTCAAAAGGCGTGCAATACAGGTGCAAGCAGCCGCACACCAGCGACTCGGCAGCTGCCTTGAAGGTCGCGACCGCTGCTCGCGAAGTCGGCGGACAGATCGGACGGTGCGTTGTCTACGAGGACCCGCACAATCCTAACGACACGCAGACCGTGCCCTGCCAAGAGTGGGAGTACGACGAAGAGTGGGTCAACACGACGGCTGTGAGTAAGTGGAACATGGTCTGCGGAAGAAAGGCACTCATCACCATCATGTATGCGATTCAAAACGCCGGACCCGCTGTGTTTGTCTTGACAGCCGGCTATTTCGCGGACACCATCGGCCGGGTGCCCGTGCTTCTGTCGGCGGTCGGGGTGCTCCTTGTCTCAACAGTTGCGATTTGCCTGTTAAACGACTACGTAGCACACGCGGTAGTCAAGTTCTTCAGCTCGGGCAGCGCGTTATTGACCTTGACCTCCTCCGCCATCTCCCTTTTCGAGGTTACGATCCACGACAAGAGGCCGCTCAACATAGCTGTAAGCGCCACGTTCGGTCTATTGGCGTCCGATTCGTGGTACTTCTTCTTGGTGCCTTGGAACCTGCGCTGGGAACGAAAGCTGTGTGTTTTCATTCTGCCAGCGTTGGTTCTGCTGCCAGCTTTCCTGATGGTTGACGAGTCGCCTCGCTGGCTAGTAGCTAACGGGATGTAAGAGAGAGCAGAGGGCGTTGTGATCGCTGCTGCCGAAAAAAACCACTTTCCCTTGGCGAACGCAGCGTGCCTGGTTGATTCGCTCAAGGCTGACGCTACCAAGAAGATAAATCGGCGGAAGTCCACGTGTGCCGAAGAACTGCTGAGCATGTTCTCCATCCGACGGCGAGCCCTGGTCCTGTGCGGCTGTTTCTTTTCCAACTCGTTCGCCCTGTATGCAATCACCTTCTCCATAGGACAACTATACACGCCTTGGGTTCCGTTCATCGCGTTCACATTCAACTCCACGGTCTATGCGATTGCGCACTTGCTCATGAGAAGGTTGGCCATGCTCACAGTGATCACCGTGCTATTTGCCGCGCTGTGTGTTGTGCAGTGCTTTCTCTGCCTGACCGTGTTCAGCCAGATGGACGCCGCCACGGAGGTGCTGCTGCAGACGAACATAGCGCTGTACTATTCTGGCGCCGTCGTCTGCTTCGTTTACGTCTTGGAACTGTTTCCGACCGCACTGCGTGCAACTGCCGTCGGTTGGACTATCGCTTGCGGTCGCCTGGGAGTCGGATGCGCCCTGTTCTCCTCGCTTCTCAAGAACGCCGGCCTCGAGTACCTGGCACCAGCGGCCGCAGGCGGCCTGCTTTTTGCTTCATTGCTGACGCTGCGCATTTTGCCGCCCGCCACAACGATCGAGTGCACCAAGATGGCGAGCCAGGGACTGTCCGTTCAGACCCAGCAGAACATCGAACTCATGAAGGCCACGCTCGAAACGCGGCTCAGTGAGCGCAAGAACACGAAGACCTCTTCTGAGAGCGGAAGCAAGTCGAGCTCAAGCCGCAGCCGCCGTTACAAGCGCAAGGAATCACGCGGATCATTACAGCCTTAGAGCTCGAGCTCTCTTGGTGCAGTGAACACTACGCGAGGCACAATGTTGCCAGTGGATGGTTGTCGAAGTAGGACGGTAGTTTTTCTGTCGTTTATTGCTCTTTTTTCGAAAGCCTTCAAGTTCCTGAGTagcatcgtttctttatctcCTCTATCATGAGGCGCAAGCCGTGACTAGCCGAAATTGATGATCTGGTGTTTTAGTGTGGTTTTAAAGCTAGCTTTCTGTGAACATTTGTATGTATAATGCTCCTGTTTGCGATGTCCATCGTGCTACGTTGTTTAGGCAATAAATAATTATCGCGAAAGAAAGTACGATAAACTTTCCTGAACCTAGAATAAGATTAGCTTAGCCTATACTTTTTGCCTACCGTTTACTTCTAATGTGCAGCTGCTTCTGAGTCCAGGCTACTTTATTTGGTCGTGTTTGCCTTTTCAGTCTATTTTATTAAGTAATTTCATCCTTGCACATGGgtattcgaaaaaaaagaagccttacGTGCTACTGAAAACCACAATAACAATTTTGACGACGACACGGTTGAAAACGAGATAGATTTAAAATCAACTGCATCTTTCGGGAATTGAAATGCTGATGGAACTTTTTGCAACATTGAATATACCGCGTCTGTTGTTAACGCAGCTCCCCAAGATTACTCATGTGCACCTATGCTGAAGGGTTCTAAGTTGCGCCCTCATTAATGGGCAAAGCCCGTCAgacggggagagagagaaagtgattgCGTGAAAATTCGGGCAGGCAGGCAAGGGAAGGAACGAAGAAGAGAAGGGAGGGCAATGAGAGTTGGGCGAGTCTGCATGAATTCATGATCGCTACGCAGGCCTAGTTCACACGCATGGCCAGGGTGTGACGGCAAAGGAGGTGCACCGACCGGACGTAGTTCACTACTACTCCGCATCAGGAAGGCGAATTGGCGCTGCTGCCAGTAGAATGTTTTGGCAGCGGCTATGAAGGACGCTACCGCGCTGCTCACAAATTTGTCAGACAAATCGGACGACACGCAGACAGGGACTTGTCGTGAGTGCCTTTGACAGGCTATTCGAACACCCCGATCTTAGCAGTCTTAAGTGACCACTTTCTACTATATTTTGACAGTACTGTGTCTTTGAATGTTTGGTGACATTTTGCTCCAACTTTGATAAGCGCAGTGTCCTGGATAACTGGCACTTATTTCGCAACTAACCGCTCATCTCACTAATGCGCATGTGACCCTCCGGCGCATACGAAGcaaacaacaaaaacaagaaagggcgtaggttagggcgtgttggtattccataactggggttttttagcgcacaaaaagggacgaaagatagtggcaagacgcggacacagcgctaacttccaacaaatgttttatttcatgaagcggtagacatatatatatataggtaacacacaccaccgtacgcaggcctatatgtactgatttctagtcaaatgagacagcaacgagacatgtgtaatggaaagttaagatgatatcacaGATGAAAAAACGACCATGCGtagacaaaaaaaattttttttgtaattgcaagattaaaatgtaatctccatcaggccaccctctgtgtcacgtttaaaaaatcgaattcttttcttgaaacacaagcgctccctaaactagcgatcttcgccgcttcattaaactcacgtgttgtttgcgctgggcttcttcctatcaccgtgcactgtttataaatgggacttCGCCCATGCTtttgcagtgaaaagccagatgccccactcctccagttggcacattatttgcgtgttcacgcaacctgtcagtcaaccctaatgaatgctcttcgccgctcatgtcctcacaagtgtttgtccagttttatggcgcaagtggatcgcctgaaacaggccggtttcccgcagcaTATCATAACAGTTGTGGCCAAAGGTCTCCTTAAGACCGCAAAACGCGGGCGACTGGATGAGCAGTCTACTTCACCGGAAAATGTGAGAGtaaagcagaaacgcgcaatcataccgtacatcaacgatatctcgcacagactgaagaagattggcaataacgcaaatgtaagcgtcatcttttcagcgccaatcaagctgtccaacttgtgcaaggctagctactgtggttctgagaagcccagttgccggacaaattacaaggaacgctacgttcattgtgagaacaatatcgtgtatgaactgcccctgtcgtgccgcaaaaaatacatcggccaaacgggaaggtgcgtaaatgacaggttgcgtgaacacgcaaataatgtgcgaactggaggagtggggcatcgggcttttcactgcagaaagcacgGGTGCAGttccatttataaacagtgcacggtgataggaagaagcccagcgcaaacaacacgtgagattattgaagcggcgaagatcgctagtttagggagcgcttgtgttagcgcgccttcaatagatctttcaagaaaagaattcgattttttaaacgtgacacagagggtggcctgatggagattatattttaatcttgcaattacaaaaaaaaatttttggctatgcatggtcgttttttcatctttgatatcatcttaactttccattacacatgtctcgttgctgtctcatttgactagaaatcagtacatataGGCATGCGTATACAgtggtgtgtgttacctatatatatgtgtaccgcttcatGACATAAAACATTTGTTGGGAGTTAGCGCTGTGTcagcgtcttgccactgtctttcgtcccttttcgtgcgctaaaaaacctcaacaaaaacaagaacagaaCACCGTGGTTTAATATATATCTCGAACGCACATgtaaaaagttcggcagcatgttacactcctgtaacgcGTGAAgccgaaagcctgctgcacatttgcTAATGCGTTAAGCTATACGATTGGAGGgatcagacttcttgcaagacataccaAGCCGCAGTGTGAATGATGTACACGTGTGGCGCTCTGGGTCGACGACCTCATTGACACATGCGAGCGCTTAGTGCACTGCCTAAAGGTGCAGCATACTTGTCGCCAGCAAGCGTTATAACTGTGTACCACAAGCCGGACACAGTTACCTACCGCGCAATCCATGAGGCCCCGGGCGAGCGCCCTCCATCGCCGTGTCTCCACAGAATacagaaccaactttagagaagggaaactctaccttccacagtggtacgaacataagaagcggcagcgcatggaactggGGCCCAACAGATGGCGCGGGTCCTACAGGAAGCGGAAGcatccaggtttattttatgcggacgacattgtgtcgCTAGCTtataagcaaagtgatttgcaacgtctggctaatatttgtGGATAGGAAGGCGAGAATTCAAGTCTGAAATTCAGCGTTAGGATatcgggtgttatggtattcaatgaaaacagtgaacagacagtggcattACAGGGTCAGGAAATACCTCCGGTAAAAGGATATACATACGTTCGTATATGGATTAACGAACTCAATGGTTATATgagaacacaggaaaaaacaataacagtaaagggaagcgaaatgcagccataatgaagcacagagcgctatggggatacaataggtacgaggtggtctGGGCATGGTGGACAGGTATAATGGttgcaggacttacttttggaaatgcggtagCTTGCTTgtaatcaggggtacaatcgggactcgatggcaaccaaaggtcaatgggacgcctcgcattgggcgctcacaggaagactacaaatgaagctgtgcagggtgatataggctGGGTAAGTTTTGAACTGTGgtaagctcacagtaaaattgattatgaaaaacgactgacgaatatggaagaaagtaaatgggctgggagagtgttgaggtatttgtacagaaaaaaccGTTGATTCatgtaggaagcttaccagcaagtatgcggcctatgGGGTGAGCaagacagcaacaaagaacgtcaaggggaaagtcagagaggctgaaataatttcatgggtggtggcaatggaaaagaaacctgctatgagtaactacttaagaggaaaaaacaaaatcaggaaagaatttatgataactcaaagggaagctctttacttttcgaagcgagatcagaatgccttagaacaTTTTAGAGGTTGGACTGCGCAACATTTTGACtggacacacagaagagaaacacacaccacttATGTGTGTTCCGTCAAAATGTTGTGCAATCCTACCTCTAATATGCTACACCAACACACCCAGTCTTCAAACTTGGCCGTACGGTAAGCACCTAGAAAGCtaaatataagaaggaacaagaagcatgtgcttgctgctgtaaagctggggaaacgatagagcatgttttattagaatgtgaagatatctgcccagcggtcgatttaggcaccactggtctccttgaagccatTGAGTTCAGctagagcagggggaaagtaaacatgtccgctatagagattagtgagaggcaattggaagattggtggaagtagcgAAACGaccaaaaacggagacgtacaaaaacaaaatttacaATACagagtcagaaaatttggttatgggaattcaccgcggcttttcttttttctttaaacctcggtagaacattaggcagtataatatcaAGAGCATGGTGGTGAAACCCAACGCCCCCTTCCAAAGGGCACGCTcataaccatccatccatccatccatccatccatccatccatacatccaaaGGAAACGCGTTTTTGTTTTTTAGTGTAAaattcaatatggccgctttCTAGCGGTAGCGTGCGCCGGTACGCACCGTGTTCGCCCTCCTTGCTTTGCGGCTTGCTTCAGTGccttggctgccgcgtagctggtgcgtatcgagagtttttcatgttgctctacaattttctcattgacacttttcatctaataaatatttgagaagttgatctttaattaaaactaattatgtaATCAAGCGGAATGAAAAATATCTATTTCCAAGCGacgccaaacaacattaccttggttctgtctagctacgtagcATAAgcgtatttttaaatcttggtgcatgatagttggggcacacTGTATAACCGTTTACCCATGGTGCGGCATTGACAATATATGTAGGTGAAAACGgctttgaaaaatttttttttttttgtggtacgGCATTGGCAACGTTGAGAGCTACTACGACATCAGTGGTAGTTTCTTGTGGTACTGCATTCGTAGTGTTGGTAATATCTATGGCTTCAGAGTTTTTTGCTCGTGGTACGGTACTGCTAATCTTAAGGAGCCCTACGGCTCCAAAAATAGTTTCTTGAGTTATTGCATTAGTGATGTTGGTTGGTAACTACGGCTTCAGTGGTATCATGTATCATTACGGGAACAACCTCATCAAGAGATTGCAGGTTGTTATACCTTATTATGAcaggactttttttttaacagtgtcGGAATCCCAATGTACGGTTAGCACTGTTACTGGTCATATCATATGGGTATTAATATGGGTATCCTACGTTATATGGAAGATATTAGTAACGCCGAGGTATTGAAACATGCACGGGCTCCATGTGACCCAGTTGATATGTTGGAGAGCTTTCGTCCCGCCGGAAGACAGTGACTGGTTTGCATTTGTTAGACTTTAAATCCGTGACCCATCTAACGCACAAAGTTAAAATATTATTCAAGTCCGTCTGCAAGATGTCTTTATCGTCATTGTTCCTGATTTACCTGTAAAGCACACAGTCGTCGCCATGC comes from the Dermacentor variabilis isolate Ectoservices chromosome 2, ASM5094787v1, whole genome shotgun sequence genome and includes:
- the LOC142570410 gene encoding solute carrier family 22 member 7-like — translated: MHWIALLSPARPTSRDLFTSEYFDCNDAFGHGTFQKRLMLLCALGAFLANIHALAFPLISKGVQYRCKQPHTSDSAAALKVATAAREVGGQIGRCVVYEDPHNPNDTQTVPCQEWEYDEEWVNTTAVSKWNMVCGRKALITIMYAIQNAGPAVFVLTAGYFADTIGRVPVLLSAVGVLLVSTVAICLLNDYVAHAVVKFFSSGSALLTLTSSAISLFEVTIHDKRPLNIAVSATFGLLASDSWYFFLVPWNLRWERKLCVFILPALVLLPAFLMVDESPRWLGVVIAAAEKNHFPLANAACLVDSLKADATKKINRRKSTCAEELLSMFSIRRRALVLCGCFFSNSFALYAITFSIGQLYTPWVPFIAFTFNSTVYAIAHLLMRRLAMLTVITVLFAALCVVQCFLCLTVFSQMDAATEVLLQTNIALYYSGAVVCFVYVLELFPTALRATAVGWTIACGRLGVGCALFSSLLKNAGLEYLAPAAAGGLLFASLLTLRILPPATTIECTKMASQGLSVQTQQNIELMKATLETRLSERKNTKTSSESGSKSSSSRSRRYKRKESRGSLQP